In Camelina sativa cultivar DH55 chromosome 17, Cs, whole genome shotgun sequence, the genomic stretch ACattaccaatatccaataaatataaatagccaatattaattccaatcacaaactaatgatccaaacaacatccaaagaaccagcaatcctaaacaacattctaggactccactctagcaacctaacagaagccagacaaccaaacgaaccactagaacatcctcctcttcatcgccctgattccacggtcacactttgcctttaNNNNNNNNNNNNNNNNNNNNNNNNNNNNNNNNNNNNNNNNNNNNNNNNNNttttttcgggaaaaattttcgattttggcgggaaaaaaaattttggcgggaaatttttttgacggaaaatattttcgattttgatgactgtacattcttgcagtcactcaaaaagggtaatttggtcattttgtatataaagaggggtagttttaaaaatggtcaacatgaaggggtatttttaaaaagagatatggaaaaaggggcatttttgagaatgccccttattttttccatttatgtttagtaaatcttttagataatattagttttaaataaatgtataattcactaataattcttcagttttttcatttaataaaaaagttttgaaaaataattatatattttaatttattttgaaaattgttacctttaataaaataataaaaaaattgtgagatttgagaaaataaatcaacagttCAAACAAATCGACTATGTAATAAATCaattattaaaagaataaatagactttttaatataagtcaacaaagaaaaaacataaatgagcAGGAATAAAATATGAGTCGAGAGTTCAAAAAGTCAATCATATTAATAAGTAAAgttaaaatgaaataagtctactaagaccaaacaaatcgacgggaaaaaaatataagtcaacaaacaaaacaaataagtcaaCATAATCAAAAGTTgactttgtaaaaaaacaatcaaacaaaaaaacaagtcgacaattttaaaataaatcgacgtaaaattaaataagtcgacaaaaattaaatttaagtcAACCATTTAAAATATTGaccttattaataaatcaatgtagaatataataaatcaacaataaataaacaaatcaacagaaacaaatataaaccgatgaacaaaaaaaataagtcactTGTTAAACAAATCGACTATGTTATAAGTCCACTAGCCATAACATAAGTCAACTGTTTTAATGTAAGTCGATGATGAAGATAATTAAGTCAACAgaagtcaaaaacaaaacaatagagTAGTTGGAATTGAAGATCGTTACCGATGACtcggacaaaaaaaaaggatgagcTATAGCACCTATATTAAATACTAACCCTAGCTTGAATAAGATTGATCAATCTAATCCTCtatagtaacttttttttgggtaaaaaatgACCCTTTATGGTGCCAAGTGAAAAGAGATAATTCGATACTAGTGTACCTCTTAGGGGATAACTTTATTTATACTTTGAACTTCTTTCTGAGCTCTTAATGTTTATCTCAAACCACCTTCAAATTTACTGAAGCATTCATTGTACAAaggatttttttggttgaatacaattttacattcaattcaaaaaaaaaaaaagataatttgaTACACTCATTGCTAAACAGGTTTATATAGCAAACTGGTTGGACTCTCGTCCTTCTCTGAACTGGTTTACATCTGTTTTCCGTCATTGGTCTCTCATTAATTGGGCTAGTTCATTCCAAAGAGCTTATATACCTTGTTcgctcttctttttttttcaatttttatttcatgCAATTACagtaaataatattaagatGAGATATGTCATCGTGATTTTCATATCTCTCAGCTTCAGCTCGCAAAATCGTGGCATATGGAATAAAGATTATGATGACACTACCAAATTCCAGTGGAAGGAGAATGTGTGGCATGTACTTGATTAGGTAACAAACACAACTAATTAAAAGTAGTTAAATCATTAATGATGCGATGAACAAATAATCAAGAAGTTGTGAACAGTCACTCTCAAAATAAAATGTATCCACTCCTTCATTTATGTTCGTCATTCAATCCTTCTTTATGATTAGGACCTACGAACTCAAAGGGAACCACCCATTCTCATAAATATTCAATTAATCCATGTGTAGATGACTTAGAGAAAATATGGTACAGGAAGAGGTAGAGGTAGATGTGGAGATCAAATCTATGGCTGATAAGTTCCACATGTTCGCCAGGAGATCACAACATGTTTCCAAAGCCACTCGCTACATTCAGGGATGTGATCTGCTCGAAGGCGAGTGGGGCAAAACTGGAAGCATACTCTTGTGGAAATTAACTCCTGGTAAtggaaatattattttgtacgTCTCATTCTATGCAAGTTAAACCTTAAACTATGGTATAGGTATACTAGACAATTGGATctacggaaaaaaaaaagaatgatatatttgatttgtaaaCGCGTTTTGGTGTACAAGTACATGGAGAGCCAAGAGTGTCAAAGGATAGGATCGAGGCCATGGATCTTGAGAATAATGTGATCCAGTGGAGGGTGTTGGAAGGACCTTTGAAGAAAGAGCACAAGAGCTTCTTGAAAACGATGAAGGTGAGCCCTAAGAAAGGGGAGCCTGGAAGTGTGGTGAAGTGGAACATGAGGTATGAACGACTTGATGAGAACGTGGCTCACCCAGAGAGGCTCCTTCAGTTCTTCGTCAAAGTGATTAAGGATATTGACCGATACCTCTTGTCTGATGATTAGGGGACTCTTCTGCTTGGCGTATGTGTGGTAGAGTTATTATATGCGTAAGGAATCTTCTATTCTTATGTACGTTTTGTATGTCTTTCTCGATAATGTGATAATGTTCACTCTCcgttcaaaaataaaaataataagaagagaagataaaaaataagataaatctaCCTTCCAGACTTATGATTGGTTCAATTATTTAATGTtactaacattttaaaaatattatacagtATATTATTTGATTGAGAGACTCTATCTAAGAGAGTTATTGATGTAGATGTTCTTACCATCTCTTTCCTTCATCCTCTGTTAGAATCCTCTTGTTACATAGAGAATTAGTTggtaaatatttaattttttatttataattgattagGACAAAGAGTTACGAATTCTAAGCTATAATAGAATAATATTCATAGCTACATACATATGCATGAACCTAGTTGTTTATATTGTATCAAATCTCCAATATTATATTACACATGTTAAATGTAACGCCccgaaaattcaaaaaaagaattCTGAAGATTACTAAAGAATAAcataatgaaatattataattcCACAATACGTAAAAGTTAAAATCTcattaaattctaaattttaaaggaaaaaaatgtagGAGGATATACGAAGTCTCGCAATACGTCCGAGAAACAAACTCTAAATCTCAGCTACTCTGCTCCTCTTCAACGTGAACGGACAATCGTTTGGTGAGACTACGCATACCATACTAAAAAAGTTCACTTACGGATACGAACAAACATGTATCTCGAAGTTATTATTCAAAACCATAGTTAacatagaaatttataaaaacacataatatCAGCAGAGTGGAAATATATTAGCATAACATAAATAATTACGTATTAGCAATATATGAAACGTACAATATCCAAACATTAGTTGATTCAATCCATATACTAGCAGcaaaatatacataataaacATGATAACGATCTTAGCAGTCATTGAGGTGATATGGGAGTACGACCCATAACATGAACCAATCCCGATACAACTAACAGAATAGGGGACTAAACAATATATCCGCTGGTAATGACGGTAGCATGGATTGTGCTAAATAAAGCTAACTAAATACAagtcttaacaaaatattatactcTCTTTATTAATAATCTCACGTCGATTTGTCGATTggaaaaaattgtttaaaccataaacttttCAATTAATGTCTTTTAAAACATGGATTTTTTAAGGccatttaaaatacaataaatattttttgttataattttaaattattaaataatttattctgaatttaacaattttaaaaagtaatttattaaagtcgatttatttttaaatataaattaaatttttattgttttttatttaattgttaaaattgtttaataataagGGTATTTTTGtgcattttcatttcaaaatgtgTAGTTTCCAAATCACCTATAATATTAAGTGtggttttcaaatttcttttcaaattttgtatattattcaaactgtcccaattttttttcactaaatttATACGTCCTAATCCATGGCTTCTCTTTGCTTTTGTCGTGGACCGGGTTAGTTAGACATAACCATCGCTAGTACATCGGAAGGGATACGAGTTTTTAAATCCTTGACAAAAAAGACCAAACAGGTACTCAAATTCCacataaatttgatataaaggACAAAAATGAGATCACTAATGACGTAAGAACAAACAAGGGGACATTCATTATtcagatggagaagaaaaaattaagagagtAATGTCAAAAACCAATTGGtttcttttatattaaatgatacatgtatacaatatatatatatatatatatatatattaattttttttttttctaatttatgtgACACATACGGTAGCATGGGAGAAgaattattgattttgttatacTGTATATTAGGACCCGATCCGCGCTACAGCGCGgggaaatattttattattgtcaaaACGGATAACAATTTAGAAGATGTTATAGTATCTGTTTATTATAGTGTCTATGTTTGTCAAATTTGCCatatcttttttataaataattaatttaagcAAAACTTTCTTGAGATTAAGAGAATGaaagaatattttacttaacaCGTGGTTGTGTAAACACGATTACTGAAATATTATTTCACACGTTTTGTCTTTATTAATACGAAGTTGTacataatagtatatatatatatatatatatatatatatatattttacacatcGTATACATGCGAAATCTATTGGACAATGTAATCACCATAGTGTATATAATTACTTTTActttatgattttaaatgtAATTCTGTAAAATGTATTCTATTTTGAAGCATTGAAAGAATTGGGTTGTATTATAAATAGGTCCACCAACAAATTTGGGTCTTtgtttaacactttttttttttatatttatgatatggGTTTCGGTGGGATTTCTATTAAGCTTTTATTTTAAAGAGAAAGGTGTATGTTTGTTAAACAATTGGGAATCGAGACATTTTTTCATCAACATCGTTTCCATCGTTTCATCTCCAATTGGGAATCGTTCAATCTTTTCATCTCCATCTTCTCACGATCAAATTTTCAGAAAAGAGAGTAAAATCAAGTTCAATACTTCTGCAATCAACCGAATcttgaagagaaaacaaaaaattgtgaaatgAGAGAAGCTCCGATTAGTCGAATCAATTGGGTTTGTCTATGAAGATGATGGTGCTATCAATCGGTTGATTCAGTTTTCACCCATGGCTTTAGCGATCCGATTTATGTAAACCAATTGGATTGGTAAGTTGCTAAAAGTTAtgaataaattttctttaaatttccTCGATTTTACATGTTCTAACTCTTTCTGTACTGTTCTATATCTCCAATTCAGTTTTGAAAACGAAAATtgctaatattaaaaatagtatatcATTACCGTATGTGATTGTTTGACATGTTTCCTGTATTTTTTTGAGTACATGTGAAAGCCTATACTATCAACCGAAGGATATATATAAAGACATCATGATATTCGTAAGATAAGTAGTTGTttcttaaaatgtttttaattgttttttattggAATATTACATCTTTActgattaatttgttttgcaatttaatcCAGGAAATGAAATGAGAAGTACTTCCAGTAACCCAGTTTATTACAATAGAGTATAATGACATGAAGCCATAAACAGTAAGCTTAATTTCTGAAGTTttcaatctttgtttaaaatttgTAGAACTTTCCAATTTGTGAACTTTTTGTTAGTCTATCCGTTTTTAGTTACTGTTTAAGTTATTCTCAAAGAACgattctaaataattttttgtggCTTTGTATTGAATTGAAAGAATTAGAAAATGTTATCTGGGAATAATTGGTAATATACTGACCAGGTGTAAGTATTTTTTTGATTCAATGTCAGGAGATTGATTAACGTTTTTTGGAGGAAGACTTATTGATAAGAGAGGATAAGTTTTAGCAGAGAAAAAATTGAAGGTATGTcctaatttgtttgtttaataagAATACTTTTCCTATGCTTCTTGTTcctttggttgtttgaaaatgGAAGattagtttgattgttttttataataaagattaAATCTATAACAACTTATTCTTTGTCATttatttgaaacttgaaaaggATAACAAAACATAGGAATAGGGAAagtaattgaaaaaaacaaaaaataaaaaacagcataaaaaatcaaatacttcATTCTTCTATTAATCCTCTTGCCAAACATGCTTCCTTGTATGATGGATATACAACTCCATCATAAGTCCTCAGATCTTCATCACTTAATGGTCCTTTAAGAAAACGGAAGAGAAGTTTTAGGGATAAATTACCAGTAAACTTACTTGAAATAGAAGTAGTTCTTCGAGTGTTCAATGATCTCTTTCTTCGTTCGAAGCATTTTCCTTTAGGGATCCAAGTAAAAACCTCAGGAATCTCCTCAAAAGTTAGTTGTCTTGCAACTTCAGAATTACGGTTTAGGTCGAACCAAGCCTCAAGTACTGGATCTGTAACATTCTTTGGCTTTCCAATCTTTGTCATGTTTTTACTGGAAAAGGTTTTTTTGGGCTAAGCTCAGTTTGTGGTCTTTGTGGCAAAGTATGAAGTAAGGAAGTTATATAGGTGGtgaagtttagggtttttaggttGTAAATATATCTTATTAGATCTCATTTGTGCTCTATTCTATATATTCGTTcagaatattctaaaataacTAATACAGCTTATTCATGGGAATACTATGAtcttcaaaatcttctaaataaaaagtaaatatgTTTCgaatgttaaaaaatattataattaaagtacaatttttaattatggTAAAATGCTTTAAATAGTTTTCAATGTTTTAAATCTTtatggtaaattttttttgttaaactatataatagatttaatatatttacattttcattaaattattttagactTACATTCCTATAGAGAACATAATATAATAAGGATACAATCTTTTGATTATGTGTGCATAGTATTACATTACTATATAGTACgtaatataaaaaatggaaccttttataaaattaatatcttAAGCAAAACAATGGAAAACTATTTggtttacttaattaaaaaagtcTAGAAAACAATCTTTcgtaaaaaaaagaacacatgaTCGAACCTCTTATAAATTCTGGAATACTTCTTTGAACACTACATTCATTGTCTGCCTTTGAATCTCAcctttcttgtcaacaatcAGAACTTTCAAACCTTTCTTAGAAGTCACCCTAGAAAGAGCAACATATAATTGCCCATGTGAGAAAACCGGTCAAGGCAAAAATAGACCAACTTCGTTCAATGATTGTCCCTGACTCTTATTGATGGTCATAGCAAAAGCAAGAGCTATAGGGAATTGCCTACGACGCATCTTGAAAGGTAGCTTGGTATCAGATGGCTTGATAAATGTTTGAGGAATCAAAACTAAATCACCACTTCTGTCTCCTGTAATAACCATCGCCTCTAAAACATGATCAGCCATTTGTGTTATCTGAAGTCTTGTTCCATTACATAATCCACCTTTAGGGTCTAGATTTCTCAACAACATAATAGGAGCCCTGACCTTTAGGCGCAAATTATGATTTGGTAATCCTGAGATTTTGATACTATTTAAGAAGTCAGGAGTGAATACCGGATTGTCTACAGAGTCTAAATCAGTTGGATCAATACTATCACAACTCAGGAAGCTTTTTTCTTCACCTggaaaagttttcaaaaataataagtagttttaatatttctgaagtttaaatttaaaaaaaaatgatctagtaaatttgaaaaactttcaaaacctctaatcaaaaagaaacaaacctggTAATTTATCAAGCATGATTTGATTTATGGTATTGACATCATCATTTCTTGGTGCTAAAATAGCTCTCTCCTGAAAAATTTTTGCATCCTTCTTCGTTTGCAAAGACGCAAAATCCCCATATATAGCTCTGCTGATTGCTTCTATAGGATCATCAACATCAGTAATTAAAAACTCTGCAGGGATATCTATTAGAGCCTCTCCATCATTAGGTTCAGCAATTTTCCCGTCACCCACATCCAAAATCCATTTTGAAAACTCTTCAATATCTCTTGCCTCATCTTCATTTAATTTGTTGCTTAGGAGACGCATGTTTTTGGTTAGCTTCAACACCTTGCAATGTTCCCACAAATAAGATGCATTCAGTGAAGACAATACAATCTCCGCTCGTCCGGCACCATTAATAACAGGCAGTATTTGCCGGAAATCTCCTCCAAAAACAACAACCTTACCACCAAATGGCTTATTTCGTCCTCTACCGATACAATCTTTCAGACTTCTatccaaattttcaaaacagtACTTGCTCATCATTGGAGCGTCATCCCATATAATTAGAGAAGCCTCATCCATAAGATTTGAAACATCATCATTAGGAGTCATGGTACATGATGTACTATCATCAGGAGTGATCGGGATCCTAAACCTGGAATGTGCAGTCCTACCACCAGGAAGTAAAAGCGAAGCAATTCCACTTGAGGCTGTATTAATTACAATCATTCCCCTATACCTAAGAGCAGCAGATAAAGTCTTCCACATGAATGTTTTTCCTGTACCACCAAATCCATAAACGAAAAACACTCCTCCTTTATCATTCAATACCGCATCCAAAATCTCATCATAAATTTCTTTTTGCTCCAAAGTTAACATTTTCACCCATTCATCATGTTTCTCTTTCTGCTCCTCCCTATTGTATTTCATCTCTTCGACAATAAAATGATTGGAATGATCAATAGTTTCCCTTGATGGCTGCGGCATATTTTCAATGGTAGATAGTGAACCACCATTCATCACCATTAGCTTCTCTATCTCAATGAGAGTATAATTTCTTTTATCTGCATCTGTTAAGTTTAAATCTGCAAGAAAGAACAATTAAAATAGATATCAATTTAACCACAGACTGTTGTCAATAATAAAAAGTAGTAAAGTATCACAAAATAAGTGAAAATAGGAAAACAACCCTGGATTGttatattcttctcttttctttgtctcaATGTCTTCAGAAAGATGTATCCATGTTTCTTCCCAAACATGTTGTGGTTGTGATAGAGATTCTGACAAAATCATATTTGCAAAAAGATTACGTAACTGAGGACCAAAACACCATTGAGTTGCATCTACAATGCTGTCAATAAATATCTGATCATCATCTAGGATTCCTCTTGCAAAACATGCTTCTTTATAGGTTTTATAAACTACCCCTTTGTAGGTTTTCAAATCATCAAACGATTTAGGACCCCGAACAATATTTAGGAGGATTCGCATGAAATATTCAGGTTCCATCCGTCTAGGAACGTAGTCAATCCTACCCAGAGAAAAACCTCTCTTTCTAACGCTCCATTGCTTCTTCTTACCCTGCCAAGTAAAGTGACCAGGGATCTCCGAATA encodes the following:
- the LOC104759708 gene encoding ATP-dependent DNA helicase PIF1-like, giving the protein MKLKNTLTAAIWRIFKFPIQFRTTPIQRLSFHVEGKKPCYFKLNDDIEEVLEKSENEDSQLTAWFYLNTVNVSANQYLYSEIPGHFTWQDLNLTDADKRNYTLIEIEKLMVMNGGSLSTIENMPQPSRETIDHSNHFIVEEMKYNREEQKEKHDEWVKMLTLEQKEIYDEILDAVLNDKGGVFFVYGFGGTGKTFMWKTLSAALRYRGMIVINTASSGIASLLLPGGRTAHSRFRIPITPDDSTSCTMTPNDDVSNLMDEASLIIWDDAPMMSKYCFENLDRSLKDCIGRGRNKPFGGKVVVFGGDFRQILPVINGAGRAEIVLSSLNASYLWEHCKVLKLTKNMRLLSNKLNEDEARDIEEFSKWILDVGDGKIAEPNDGEALIDIPAEFLITDVDDPIEAISRAIYGDFASLQTKKDAKIFQERAILAPRNDDVNTINQIMLDKLPGEEKSFLSCDSIDPTDLDSVDNPVFTPDFLNSIKISGLPNHNLRLKVRAPIMLLRNLDPKGGLCNGTRLQITQMADHVLEAMVITGDRSGDLVLIPQTFIKPSDTKLPFKMRRRQFPIALAFAMTINKSQGQSLNEVGLFLP
- the LOC104757834 gene encoding MLP-like protein 168, translating into MVQEEVEVDVEIKSMADKFHMFARRSQHVSKATRYIQGCDLLEGEWGKTGSILLWKLTPVHGEPRVSKDRIEAMDLENNVIQWRVLEGPLKKEHKSFLKTMKVSPKKGEPGSVVKWNMRYERLDENVAHPERLLQFFVKVIKDIDRYLLSDD